In Alkalihalobacterium alkalinitrilicum, a genomic segment contains:
- the megL gene encoding methionine gamma-lyase, translating into MNNYRLETEVIHRGYESKSFQGSLTPPLFQSSTFTMESAEQGERRFAGDEEGYIYSRLGNPTVTILEERIAELEGGEAGLAFSSGMAAVSATLFALVRSGDHILVSEGVYGCTYGLLELLKDRFKVDYDLIAMDKEEHIRSYIRPETKVIYVETPINPTMKLVDLQLISKLGKETGAKVVVDNTFATPYLQRPILLGADVVVHSATKYISGHGDVVAGLMVGSEEFINEVRMTTQKDIGGIISPFDAWLLIRGLKTLPVRMDRHCSNAIQIANKMKNHPKIKEIIFPGDESFSQVDVIEKQMKQAGGMISFLVNGGKETAQRLMNELKLIKIAVSLGDAETLIQHPATMTHSVVPEEKRAQMGIGPELLRLSVGLEAWEDIWVDIEQALEKI; encoded by the coding sequence TTGAATAACTACAGATTAGAAACAGAGGTCATTCACAGAGGATATGAAAGTAAATCTTTTCAAGGAAGTTTAACACCACCGTTATTTCAATCATCTACATTTACGATGGAGTCTGCGGAACAAGGAGAACGCCGGTTTGCAGGGGATGAGGAAGGTTATATTTACTCTAGATTAGGGAATCCTACGGTTACTATTTTAGAAGAAAGAATTGCTGAACTAGAAGGTGGAGAAGCAGGGCTAGCATTTAGTTCGGGTATGGCAGCTGTATCCGCAACCCTTTTTGCTCTTGTTCGTTCAGGAGATCATATTCTTGTGTCTGAAGGTGTGTACGGTTGCACGTACGGCTTATTAGAACTTTTAAAGGATCGATTTAAGGTTGATTATGATTTAATTGCTATGGATAAAGAAGAGCATATTCGCTCATATATTCGTCCTGAAACCAAAGTGATTTATGTAGAAACACCAATCAATCCAACAATGAAACTGGTAGATCTACAGTTAATAAGCAAGCTGGGCAAAGAAACAGGGGCAAAGGTCGTCGTCGATAATACTTTCGCTACCCCGTATTTACAACGCCCTATTTTATTAGGAGCAGATGTTGTTGTCCATAGTGCTACTAAGTATATAAGCGGACATGGGGATGTCGTTGCTGGATTGATGGTTGGAAGTGAAGAATTCATAAATGAAGTAAGAATGACGACGCAAAAAGATATAGGTGGAATCATAAGTCCGTTTGATGCATGGTTGTTAATCAGAGGGTTGAAAACGCTCCCAGTCCGGATGGATCGACATTGTTCTAATGCTATACAAATAGCAAACAAAATGAAAAATCACCCCAAAATAAAAGAAATTATCTTCCCTGGAGATGAGAGCTTTTCGCAAGTAGATGTCATCGAAAAACAAATGAAGCAGGCTGGAGGGATGATTAGTTTTTTAGTTAATGGGGGTAAAGAAACTGCGCAGCGATTGATGAACGAATTAAAGTTAATTAAAATTGCTGTCAGTCTTGGCGATGCAGAAACGTTAATCCAGCATCCTGCAACGATGACGCATTCAGTAGTACCTGAAGAAAAGAGAGCACAGATGGGGATTGGACCTGAACTACTTCGTTTATCGGTTGGTTTAGAAGCATGGGAGGACATTTGGGTAGATATCGAGCAGGCACTTGAGAAAATTTAA
- a CDS encoding HesB/YadR/YfhF family protein, with translation MNIEVTKPAYQWFKDEFSLEGNEYMRIFVRYGGCGSFQQGFSLGITKEEPKDAAIEVDVEGNIFFIEKEDMWYFDNQGLKIKFSRNKEEIEFVNA, from the coding sequence ATGAATATCGAAGTCACAAAACCAGCATATCAGTGGTTTAAAGATGAATTTAGCCTAGAAGGAAATGAATATATGAGGATTTTTGTCCGTTATGGTGGTTGTGGTAGCTTTCAACAAGGTTTTTCTTTAGGAATTACGAAAGAAGAACCAAAGGATGCGGCAATTGAAGTTGATGTTGAAGGGAATATCTTCTTTATTGAAAAAGAAGATATGTGGTATTTTGATAATCAAGGGTTGAAAATTAAGTTCAGTAGAAATAAAGAGGAAATTGAGTTTGTAAATGCGTAA
- a CDS encoding GNAT family N-acetyltransferase: protein MNVRLAEMKDVNVIAEVHVQSWKTTYKGIVSDSYLSSLRVEDRKEMWNRVLSTKNHPTVVIVIEEDGEVFGFAAVGKEGTGKFAGIDGELYAIYLFETHQRKGGGKQLVAKAARVLKKQGYQSMLVWVLEDNPYKRFYHEVLQGVYLESENIEIAGEEFQESAYAWCNLGQLISNCK from the coding sequence ATGAACGTTAGATTAGCTGAAATGAAAGATGTTAATGTAATTGCTGAAGTCCATGTCCAAAGTTGGAAAACAACTTATAAAGGAATCGTTTCTGACAGTTATTTGTCTTCACTTCGAGTCGAAGATCGAAAGGAAATGTGGAACCGAGTGCTTTCTACTAAAAACCACCCAACAGTTGTGATCGTGATAGAAGAGGATGGTGAAGTATTTGGCTTTGCAGCTGTTGGTAAAGAAGGAACAGGGAAATTTGCAGGAATTGACGGTGAATTATACGCTATTTATCTATTTGAAACTCATCAACGTAAAGGAGGTGGGAAACAATTAGTAGCAAAAGCAGCCCGAGTGTTAAAAAAACAGGGCTACCAATCGATGCTCGTTTGGGTTCTTGAAGATAATCCCTATAAACGGTTTTATCATGAAGTATTACAAGGTGTTTATTTAGAAAGTGAGAATATTGAAATCGCTGGAGAGGAATTTCAAGAATCAGCATACGCTTGGTGTAACTTAGGTCAATTAATTTCAAACTGTAAGTAA
- a CDS encoding alpha/beta hydrolase yields the protein MSKYKINTPIFFIIIRNIFVGLAVFALLFAVVVFISVEQWASKEEGKLPVKTAVILHAVNENLVPLDIEIPNFVRSSGGRSTMVREHINIPVRDGSTIAGKVYRPNGDGPYPIIMYYHGGAFLEGYGSIDTHENIVRALAARTQSIVVAVGYRVAPKHVFPTAIEDGYDALLWVYDKADEWNGDVGKIAVAGDSSGGNIATVVATLSRDEDGPELTAQVLFYPLTTFQDVALPSRTVYDSGYYLLSRSVMYLARDKYTPDQEMWSSPYTSPLEAEDLSGLPPTLIITAEFDPLRDEGEAYGKRLNEFGVPVETYRYKGVMHGFISFYEVMYRGNHGLQQSVHYLRNAFHEEIAYEEYSVKVIDIQDGKETLRDQLEAYAMAGFLIGRQAFSMLPTQYTIIK from the coding sequence ATGAGTAAATATAAAATAAATACACCGATATTTTTCATAATAATCAGAAATATTTTTGTTGGTCTGGCTGTATTTGCTCTCTTATTTGCTGTTGTTGTGTTCATATCGGTTGAACAGTGGGCATCAAAAGAAGAGGGGAAATTACCAGTAAAAACAGCTGTCATTTTACATGCCGTCAATGAAAATCTTGTACCATTAGATATAGAAATACCGAATTTTGTTAGAAGTAGTGGTGGAAGAAGTACGATGGTAAGAGAACATATTAATATTCCTGTTCGGGACGGATCCACCATCGCTGGAAAAGTGTATCGCCCAAATGGAGATGGACCATATCCGATCATCATGTATTACCATGGAGGAGCATTTCTTGAAGGTTATGGCAGTATCGATACACATGAAAATATTGTCCGAGCTTTAGCAGCTCGAACGCAAAGCATCGTTGTTGCTGTTGGCTATCGAGTCGCACCCAAACATGTCTTTCCTACTGCAATAGAAGACGGGTATGACGCACTTCTATGGGTGTATGATAAAGCTGATGAATGGAATGGAGATGTTGGGAAGATAGCTGTAGCTGGGGATAGTTCAGGCGGAAATATCGCTACAGTTGTTGCCACGTTGTCTAGAGATGAAGATGGTCCAGAGCTAACGGCACAAGTTCTATTTTACCCGTTAACAACATTCCAAGATGTGGCGTTACCTTCACGAACCGTTTATGATAGTGGTTACTATCTACTTTCTAGAAGTGTTATGTATTTAGCAAGAGATAAATACACACCTGACCAAGAAATGTGGTCAAGTCCATATACTTCACCGCTAGAGGCGGAAGATTTATCGGGGCTACCACCGACTTTAATTATAACGGCTGAATTCGACCCACTCCGTGATGAAGGGGAAGCGTATGGAAAACGACTAAATGAATTTGGAGTTCCAGTTGAAACGTATCGCTATAAAGGGGTTATGCACGGATTTATTTCTTTCTATGAAGTTATGTACCGTGGAAATCACGGATTACAGCAATCAGTCCACTACTTAAGAAATGCATTTCATGAGGAAATTGCATATGAGGAGTACTCTGTGAAAGTCATAGATATACAAGATGGAAAAGAAACGCTTCGAGATCAACTAGAAGCTTATGCTATGGCCGGTTTCTTGATAGGAAGGCAAGCGTTTTCAATGTTACCAACTCAATATACAATTATTAAATAA
- a CDS encoding aminopeptidase produces MSNLQSKLEKYAELAVKVGVNIQENQTLVVNAPLVAVDFVRLVAKKAYDLGAKNVHVEWNDEELALIKYNDAPDEAFHEFPLWKAKGYEEMAENGAAFMSIVASNPDLLKGVNPERIANANKASGQAMDKFRSYVQSDKISWTVIAASAPGWAQKVFPNDAEDVAVEKLWDAIFKATRVESDNPVSAWKEHCENLSSKVDFLNEKRFLKLHYTAPGTDLTIELPEKHLWAGAGSNNEKDVFFVANLPTEEVFTAAKKDGVNGTVSSTKPLNYGGTLIQNFSLTFKDGKVVEYKAEEGYETLKRLVETDEGSAYLGEVALVPYDSPISNSNIIFYNTLFDENASNHLALGSAYAFNLEGGKTMSKEELQKNGLNTSITHVDFMIGSADMNIDGITANGEREPLFRGGNWAF; encoded by the coding sequence ATGTCAAATTTACAATCTAAATTGGAAAAGTACGCTGAATTAGCTGTTAAAGTCGGTGTGAATATCCAAGAAAATCAAACATTAGTCGTCAATGCTCCTCTCGTAGCAGTAGACTTTGTACGCTTAGTAGCCAAAAAAGCTTATGATCTTGGTGCCAAGAATGTACATGTAGAGTGGAATGATGAAGAACTTGCACTTATTAAATATAACGATGCACCAGATGAAGCCTTTCATGAATTTCCTCTATGGAAAGCGAAAGGCTATGAGGAAATGGCTGAAAATGGTGCAGCTTTCATGAGTATCGTCGCAAGTAATCCAGATCTTCTTAAAGGGGTAAATCCTGAGCGTATTGCAAATGCAAATAAAGCTTCTGGCCAAGCAATGGATAAATTCCGCTCGTACGTTCAATCTGACAAGATTAGCTGGACTGTCATCGCAGCATCTGCACCTGGTTGGGCACAAAAAGTATTTCCTAATGATGCTGAAGATGTCGCCGTTGAAAAATTATGGGATGCTATTTTTAAAGCGACTCGCGTGGAATCAGATAATCCTGTTTCTGCATGGAAAGAACATTGCGAGAATTTATCAAGCAAAGTTGACTTCTTAAATGAAAAACGTTTCCTTAAACTTCATTACACAGCTCCTGGAACCGACTTAACAATTGAACTTCCTGAAAAACATTTATGGGCTGGCGCTGGTAGTAACAATGAAAAAGATGTATTTTTTGTTGCGAACTTACCTACCGAAGAAGTATTCACAGCTGCCAAAAAGGATGGAGTCAATGGAACAGTATCAAGTACAAAACCATTAAATTATGGTGGCACATTAATTCAAAACTTTTCTCTTACATTTAAAGATGGAAAAGTAGTAGAGTACAAAGCTGAGGAAGGATATGAAACATTAAAACGACTTGTAGAAACTGATGAAGGATCTGCTTACTTAGGAGAAGTAGCATTAGTACCATATGATTCACCAATTTCAAATTCAAATATTATTTTTTATAATACACTATTCGATGAAAATGCATCGAACCACCTCGCTCTTGGAAGCGCTTATGCCTTTAACCTCGAAGGTGGAAAGACGATGTCCAAAGAAGAGTTACAAAAGAACGGCTTAAACACAAGTATTACACACGTTGATTTCATGATTGGTTCGGCGGATATGAATATTGATGGTATTACAGCGAATGGTGAGCGTGAGCCACTGTTTAGAGGTGGGAATTGGGCGTTTTAA
- a CDS encoding ribonuclease H-like YkuK family protein → MGLSFQNLSRKQMTFQDVFHYICAFIEKEPASTYRLIIGTDSQVHGRSTRFVTGIVIRREGKGAWGCIRKFDVPTRVECLHSKISIETTLTEQIAQLFTPQRKRHLINIILPYIKEGSSLTIEGHIDVGQGERNKTKVYVEEMVKRIEELGMKPLIKPQSFVASSYANRYTK, encoded by the coding sequence ATGGGGTTATCCTTTCAAAACCTTTCTCGAAAACAAATGACCTTTCAAGATGTGTTTCATTATATATGTGCATTTATTGAAAAGGAACCAGCATCAACTTATCGATTAATCATTGGAACCGATTCCCAAGTGCATGGTCGTTCTACTCGGTTTGTCACTGGTATCGTCATCCGTCGTGAAGGAAAAGGGGCATGGGGTTGTATACGGAAATTTGATGTACCGACACGAGTTGAATGTCTACATTCAAAAATCTCCATTGAAACAACATTAACCGAGCAAATTGCTCAGTTGTTTACGCCACAACGTAAAAGACATCTTATAAATATCATCCTACCTTACATTAAAGAAGGAAGCTCCTTAACAATCGAAGGTCATATTGACGTTGGACAGGGAGAAAGAAACAAAACTAAAGTATATGTGGAAGAAATGGTAAAACGGATAGAGGAGCTCGGAATGAAACCACTCATTAAACCACAATCTTTCGTAGCTTCTTCTTATGCTAATCGATACACCAAATAA
- a CDS encoding DUF2535 family protein has product MATKNIELLHMSGQKYKITDIPIVNHDVFVVNYYLQLLIDEVEKRAIPKDTYSFSSFVIKKSGLKEYNKIKSQRITKILHQLVPSS; this is encoded by the coding sequence ATGGCAACTAAAAATATCGAGCTCTTACATATGAGCGGGCAGAAATATAAAATAACTGATATTCCGATTGTAAATCACGATGTCTTTGTCGTTAATTACTATTTACAACTGTTAATTGATGAGGTTGAAAAAAGGGCCATACCAAAAGATACTTATTCATTTTCGAGTTTTGTCATAAAGAAAAGTGGGTTAAAAGAATACAATAAAATCAAATCTCAGAGAATCACAAAAATATTGCACCAACTTGTCCCCTCTAGTTAG
- a CDS encoding DNA alkylation repair protein — protein MTEPYLCPNCKTNRSRFNRIEQQAQAVKLNPQTGEVIEQYTNDQLDPFHLPYRGPSLKVQCGACGLIEDERMFIQYGKK, from the coding sequence ATGACAGAACCATACTTATGTCCTAATTGTAAAACCAACCGTTCGCGCTTTAACCGAATTGAACAACAAGCACAAGCTGTAAAATTGAACCCACAGACGGGTGAGGTCATTGAACAGTACACAAACGATCAACTTGATCCTTTTCATCTCCCTTATCGTGGTCCTTCATTAAAAGTACAGTGTGGAGCATGCGGTCTTATTGAGGACGAGCGTATGTTTATTCAATACGGAAAAAAATAA
- a CDS encoding aldo/keto reductase yields the protein MLKQQLGTSELFVSEIGLGCMSLKASNEKDAVEIIHKVINNGINFLDTADLYEFGMNEQMVGKAIKRKRDQVILASKVGNRWRENQEGWSWDPSKKYIKSAIKESLRRLETDYIDLYQLHGGTIEDPIDETIEAFEELTKEGLIRYYGISSIRPNVIKEFATKSNIVSVMMQYSILDRRPEVELFDFLNDHNISVIARGPLAKGVVSSNWRQKLGNGFLDYRKEELEKILPSIESVLENEQTMTSLALRYATAPQTVAATIPGARTMEQVTDILNAYDQYNSISQHQLEKVKVLTRAQNYTAHLT from the coding sequence TTGTTAAAACAGCAATTAGGAACAAGTGAGTTATTCGTATCTGAAATTGGTTTAGGATGTATGTCGTTGAAAGCTTCAAATGAAAAAGATGCGGTTGAAATTATTCATAAGGTGATCAACAATGGAATTAACTTTCTAGATACGGCTGATTTATATGAATTTGGAATGAATGAACAAATGGTTGGAAAAGCAATCAAAAGAAAAAGAGATCAAGTTATATTAGCATCAAAAGTTGGAAATCGCTGGAGGGAAAATCAAGAGGGGTGGAGTTGGGATCCATCAAAAAAGTACATTAAATCAGCCATTAAAGAAAGTCTCCGTCGGCTTGAAACTGACTATATTGATTTATACCAACTACACGGTGGTACGATAGAAGACCCAATAGATGAAACAATTGAAGCATTTGAAGAACTAACAAAAGAGGGACTAATTCGATATTATGGTATTTCATCGATTCGCCCTAATGTTATAAAGGAGTTTGCTACAAAATCAAACATTGTTAGTGTTATGATGCAGTATAGTATCCTAGACCGACGTCCAGAGGTTGAATTGTTCGATTTCTTGAATGATCATAACATTAGTGTTATCGCTAGAGGGCCATTAGCAAAAGGAGTCGTTTCTTCGAACTGGAGACAGAAGCTAGGTAACGGTTTTCTCGATTATCGAAAAGAAGAATTAGAAAAAATATTGCCTTCCATTGAATCTGTGTTAGAAAATGAACAAACGATGACGAGTTTAGCTCTTCGTTACGCTACAGCACCTCAAACGGTTGCTGCGACCATACCAGGTGCGAGGACTATGGAACAGGTAACGGACATCTTAAATGCGTATGATCAATATAACAGTATATCGCAACATCAATTGGAAAAGGTAAAAGTACTAACTAGAGCACAAAACTATACTGCCCACTTAACATAA
- the ablA gene encoding lysine 2,3-aminomutase → MKLNLYKPKRNWKDIELWKDVTEEQWNDWLWQLTHTIRTLDDLKKVINLTPDEEEGVKISTKTIPLNITPYYASLMNPDDARCPIRMQSVPISKEIEKAKYDLEDPLSEDEDSPVPGLTHRYPDRVLFLVTNQCSMYCRYCTRRRFSGQIGMGVPKKQLDGAIEYIRNTPQVRDVLISGGDGLLVNDQILEYILKGLRAIPHVEIIRIGTRAPVVFPQRITENLCTILKKYHPVWLNTHFNTSFEITEDSKRACEMLVNAGVPVGNQAVILSGINDSAHIMKKLMHDLVKIRVRPYYIYQCDLSEGIGHFRTPVSKGLEIIEALRGHTSGYAVPTFVVDAPGGGGKIALQPNYLISQSANKVVLRNFEGVITTYPEPDHYQPGKADDYFANHYGITGNEPSVGIHSLMKDEQTALIPEGLHRIDRRKNYQSDENHQTLKDRRQKRDEMKEKKWKTEQLKMKQNGSDHTQKEEN, encoded by the coding sequence ATGAAATTAAATTTATATAAACCTAAAAGAAATTGGAAAGATATAGAATTATGGAAAGATGTTACTGAGGAACAATGGAACGACTGGCTATGGCAGTTAACACATACGATCCGAACACTTGATGATTTAAAAAAAGTGATCAACTTAACACCAGATGAAGAGGAAGGCGTAAAAATCTCTACAAAAACCATTCCACTAAATATTACACCTTACTATGCTTCTCTTATGAACCCAGATGATGCGAGATGCCCTATTCGTATGCAATCGGTTCCTATTTCTAAAGAAATTGAAAAAGCAAAGTATGACTTAGAAGATCCTTTATCAGAAGACGAAGATTCACCTGTCCCAGGTCTTACACATCGCTATCCTGACCGAGTATTATTTCTTGTGACCAACCAATGCTCGATGTATTGTCGCTATTGTACGCGCCGTAGATTTTCAGGGCAAATAGGGATGGGAGTACCTAAGAAACAGTTAGATGGTGCGATTGAATATATTCGTAATACACCCCAAGTTCGTGATGTTTTGATTTCAGGTGGAGATGGCCTCCTTGTGAACGACCAAATCTTAGAATACATTTTAAAAGGTTTACGAGCTATTCCTCATGTTGAAATTATTCGCATTGGTACAAGAGCTCCAGTCGTTTTCCCACAACGAATCACAGAGAACTTATGTACTATTTTAAAGAAATACCATCCCGTCTGGTTAAACACACATTTTAATACTTCTTTTGAAATTACAGAAGACTCTAAAAGAGCCTGTGAGATGCTTGTCAACGCAGGAGTTCCCGTAGGAAATCAAGCTGTAATTTTATCTGGAATTAACGACAGCGCTCATATTATGAAAAAATTAATGCATGATTTAGTAAAAATTCGTGTTCGTCCTTATTATATTTACCAATGTGACTTATCAGAAGGAATTGGTCATTTCCGTACTCCAGTTTCAAAAGGATTAGAAATTATCGAAGCTTTGCGTGGTCATACTAGCGGCTATGCTGTACCTACTTTCGTCGTCGATGCTCCAGGTGGTGGTGGTAAAATTGCGTTACAACCTAACTATTTAATTTCACAATCTGCAAATAAAGTAGTCCTACGTAATTTCGAAGGCGTGATTACAACGTATCCAGAACCAGATCATTATCAACCAGGAAAAGCAGACGATTATTTTGCCAACCATTATGGAATAACTGGAAATGAGCCTTCAGTTGGCATTCATTCATTAATGAAGGATGAACAAACAGCTTTAATACCAGAGGGACTACACCGTATTGACCGTCGTAAAAATTATCAAAGCGATGAAAACCATCAAACTTTAAAAGATCGTCGTCAAAAACGAGACGAAATGAAAGAGAAAAAGTGGAAAACAGAACAACTCAAAATGAAACAAAATGGAAGCGATCATACACAAAAGGAGGAGAACTAA
- a CDS encoding SIMPL domain-containing protein, which translates to MYFQQNRNSLEANRNRLTVVGEGEVAATPDIIQITLGIRTEGESANETIQTNARIANQIIENLENSGIPQDRIETKSYNVRPMYDYIDGKSILRGYEVEHLFEVTMTDVNQVGEVLSASAKAGANVMHGLQFKISNPLEYYLQALAIAIQSGTQKANHISEQIGVTLDYPPLSITEISDQPISVFQPEGKVLSTAFAATPPITTQDVLIQAKVTMVYSYN; encoded by the coding sequence ATGTATTTTCAACAAAATCGAAATTCATTAGAAGCTAACCGAAATCGTCTTACTGTTGTTGGAGAAGGAGAAGTAGCTGCAACACCAGATATTATTCAGATTACATTAGGGATAAGAACTGAAGGGGAGAGCGCTAATGAAACGATTCAAACGAACGCTCGTATCGCAAATCAAATTATCGAGAACTTGGAGAATAGTGGAATTCCTCAAGATAGAATTGAAACAAAGTCGTATAATGTAAGACCCATGTATGATTATATTGATGGAAAAAGCATTCTTAGGGGATATGAAGTGGAGCATTTATTTGAAGTTACAATGACAGACGTCAACCAAGTTGGTGAAGTGTTAAGCGCAAGTGCCAAAGCAGGTGCCAATGTTATGCATGGGTTACAATTCAAAATCTCTAACCCACTTGAATATTATTTACAAGCGCTTGCAATTGCAATACAAAGTGGAACACAAAAGGCTAACCATATTAGTGAACAAATAGGTGTAACTCTCGATTACCCACCACTAAGCATTACTGAAATTAGTGATCAACCGATTTCTGTATTTCAACCAGAAGGAAAAGTACTATCGACTGCCTTTGCTGCAACTCCCCCTATTACGACACAAGATGTTCTGATCCAAGCGAAAGTAACGATGGTATACTCTTACAATTAA
- a CDS encoding sigma-54 interaction domain-containing protein: MTLEGTQTNPDLLHAIFDTIDEGIHVVDLNGYTIYYNKVAAKLDGVDANEVIHKHVLDVFPSLTEETSTLLQVIKHGSPIYYQKQQFSNVRGMLIDTVNTTMPIYQQNKMVGAVEISKNLSAIKQLSEKLVELQEKVNKKDSFLKKKHATSSATFHFENIITNNDTLNRLKQIAAKASKTTSPILIYGETGTGKELFVQSIHNASIRQNGPFIAQNCAAIPASLLESILFGTTKGSFTGATERPGLFELAHNGTLFLDEINSMPIDLQAKLLRVIEDGIVRRIGGTKGIQCNVRIITAMNEHPSHCIKADKLRQDLFYRISVVTLNIPPLRERKEDLTILSKYFLSKYNERFGKAVTIIDNNVYSFFQQYNWPGNVRELEHAIESAMNVVDGDTITEDHLPVHLNYSSHSTKSQPISFRTEVEKFEKSLIKKALQQNNQNILQTAKTLNIPRQTLQYKMKKYNITK, encoded by the coding sequence ATGACATTAGAAGGTACGCAGACTAACCCAGATTTACTTCACGCCATTTTTGATACGATTGATGAAGGCATACATGTTGTTGACCTAAACGGCTATACGATCTATTACAATAAAGTCGCCGCAAAATTAGATGGAGTCGACGCCAATGAAGTTATTCATAAGCATGTCCTCGACGTATTTCCTTCCTTAACCGAAGAAACGAGTACATTACTACAAGTTATCAAACATGGATCGCCCATATATTATCAAAAACAACAATTTTCTAATGTCAGGGGAATGCTTATTGATACGGTTAATACAACAATGCCGATTTACCAACAAAATAAAATGGTCGGGGCTGTTGAGATTTCTAAAAACCTTTCTGCAATCAAACAGCTATCTGAAAAGCTAGTAGAACTACAAGAAAAAGTAAACAAGAAGGATTCATTTTTGAAAAAAAAACATGCCACAAGTAGTGCAACATTTCATTTTGAAAATATCATTACTAACAATGATACATTAAATCGGTTGAAACAAATCGCAGCGAAAGCTTCTAAGACAACTTCTCCTATACTAATCTATGGAGAGACAGGAACAGGAAAGGAACTTTTTGTACAATCTATCCACAATGCTTCGATAAGACAAAACGGACCATTTATAGCACAAAATTGTGCTGCAATCCCTGCTAGTCTACTCGAAAGTATATTATTCGGGACAACTAAAGGCAGCTTTACTGGTGCAACGGAACGTCCAGGATTATTTGAACTAGCTCATAACGGCACCTTATTTCTTGATGAAATTAATTCCATGCCGATCGACTTGCAAGCTAAGCTCCTGCGCGTCATTGAAGATGGGATCGTTCGTAGAATTGGTGGTACAAAAGGTATACAATGTAATGTTCGTATAATAACGGCTATGAACGAACACCCGTCTCATTGCATTAAAGCGGATAAATTACGGCAAGATTTATTTTATCGAATTAGTGTCGTCACCCTCAATATTCCTCCTTTACGCGAAAGAAAAGAAGATCTAACTATTTTATCCAAGTACTTTTTATCAAAATACAACGAACGTTTCGGCAAGGCCGTTACGATTATTGACAATAACGTCTATTCCTTTTTCCAACAATATAATTGGCCAGGCAATGTGCGTGAATTAGAACATGCCATTGAGTCCGCTATGAACGTTGTTGATGGAGACACCATCACTGAAGATCATCTCCCCGTGCATCTAAATTACTCTTCTCATTCAACTAAAAGCCAACCTATTTCTTTTCGAACTGAAGTTGAGAAATTTGAAAAAAGCTTGATTAAAAAAGCGCTTCAGCAAAACAACCAAAATATTTTGCAAACCGCAAAAACACTAAACATTCCTAGACAAACGCTACAATATAAAATGAAAAAATATAACATAACGAAATGA